A portion of the Lolium rigidum isolate FL_2022 chromosome 1, APGP_CSIRO_Lrig_0.1, whole genome shotgun sequence genome contains these proteins:
- the LOC124690723 gene encoding protein LAZ1-like, protein MRVNLELLVPLMAQYKAPAWATIVAGFFVLLALSLSMYLIFDHLSAYNNPEEQKFVLGVILMVPFYAIESYISLIDPNTNVYCGIMRDGYEAFAMYCFGRYITACLGGEEKTIAFLKREGGTDSGQPLLDHASEKGIIHHHFPVNFILKPWRMGTRFYQIIKFGIFQYVIIKTLTASLSLFLEAFGVYCEGEFNLRCGYPYFAAVLNFSQFWALYCLVEWYTATKEELAHIKPLAKFLSFKSIVFLTWWQGVVIAIMFSLGLLRSPIAQSLELKSSIQDFIICIEMGIASVVHLYVFPAKPYELLVNQTPGNISVLGDYASADPIDPYEIKESNRPSKMKLPQFEPDERSATNIKESVKDFVIGSGEYVIKDFKFTVNQAVRPVEKRFDKLMKKKDKYKKSQDDNWVSAASPERPVRGIDDPLLGGSSSDSGVLKGKKHRRMASSAASADSWGGGDKTPDGYEIRGRRWAVKN, encoded by the exons ATGAGGGTCAATCTTGAGCTCCTCGTGCCCTTGATGGCGCAATACAAAGCACCAGCATGGGCCACAATTGTTGCTGGGTTCTTTGTTCTGCTCGCCCTTTCTCTCTCCATGTACCTGATATTTGACCATCTATCGGCATACAACAACCCTGAG GAACAAAAATTCGTTCTCGGTGTTATATTGATGGTCCCTTTCTACGCAATTGAGTCG TATATTTCTTTGATAGATCCAAATACCAATGTTTACTGTGGCATCATGCGCGATGGTTATGAAGCATTCGCCATGTACTGCTTTGGAAGATATATTACTGCATGTTTAG GTGGGGAAGAAAAAACGATAGCCTTTTTGAAGAGAGAAGGCGGCACAGATTCTGGGCAACCCCTTTTGGATCATGCCTCCGAGAAAGGAATCATACACCATCATTTTCCTGTCAATTTTATATTGAAACCTTGGCGAATGGGGACGCGGTTTTACCAGATTATCAAATTTGGAATCTTCCAATAT GTGATTATAAAGACGCTCACAGCTAGCTTATCGCTTTTTCTAGAAGCTTTTGGTGTATATTGTGAAGGAGAATTCAATTTGCGATGCGG ATACCCCTACTTTGCTGCGGTCCTTAATTTCAGTCAGTTTTGGGCCCTGTATTGTTTAGTAGAATGGTACACAGCCACCAAGGAGGAATTGGCACATATAAAACCTCTGGCTAAGTTCCTTTCTTTCAAGTCAATAGTATTCTTGACTTGGTGGCAAGGAGTTGTGATTGCAATAATGTTTTCTTTGGGCTTGCTTAGAAGTCCTATAGCCCAGAGCTTGGAGTTAAAATCGAGTATTCAAGATTTCATTATTTGCATAGAG ATGGGCATAGCGTCAGTTGTTCACCTCTATGTGTTCCCTGCTAAGCCCTATGAGCTCTTAGTTAACCAGACACCTGGAAACATTTCAGTCCTCGGAGATTACGCATCAGCTGACCCTATAGATCCTTACGAAATCAAGGAAAGCAACCGGCCCAGCAAAATGAAGCTTCCACAGTTTGAACCGGATGAGAGAAGTGCAACAAACATCAAGGAGAGTGTCAAAGACTTTGTGATCGGCAGCGGGGAATAT GTGATCAAGGATTTTAAGTTCACTGTTAACCAAGCAGTGCGGCCAGTGGAGAAGCGGTTCGATAAActgatgaagaagaaagacaagtaTAAGAAAAGCCAGGATGACAACTGGGTGAGTGCCGCATCACCAGAGAGACCGGTTCGTGGTATCGATGATCCGCTACTAGGCGGGAGCTCAAGTGACAGTGGGGTCCTGAAGGGTAAAAAACACCGTAGAATGGCCAGCTCAGCTGCTTCTGCGGACAGTTGGGGAGGTGGCGACAAGACACCTGATGGCTACGAGATAAGGGGACGCCGCTGGGCAGTGAAGAATTAA